A genomic segment from Bradyrhizobium sp. CB1015 encodes:
- a CDS encoding DUF1622 domain-containing protein, translating to MINSEPIFTEEIRGFVLHGLHWIASTIELLGVVVIVCGVLAATVWSLNEMRGGAPADAFRSYRANLGRGILLGLEFLIAADIIGMVAIVPSLDRLAVLALIIVIRTFLSFSLQIEIEGRWPWRRHDREAGDAARGL from the coding sequence ATGATCAATTCCGAGCCCATCTTCACGGAGGAGATTCGAGGCTTCGTCCTGCACGGCCTGCACTGGATCGCTTCGACGATCGAGCTGCTCGGGGTGGTGGTGATCGTCTGCGGGGTGCTTGCTGCGACGGTCTGGTCGTTGAACGAGATGCGCGGCGGTGCGCCTGCCGACGCATTCCGGTCCTATCGCGCCAATCTTGGTCGCGGCATCCTGCTCGGCCTCGAATTCCTGATCGCCGCCGACATCATCGGGATGGTCGCGATCGTGCCGTCGTTGGACCGGCTTGCCGTCCTGGCATTGATCATCGTGATCCGTACGTTCCTGAGCTTCTCGCTTCAGATTGAAATCGAGGGGCGATGGCCGTGGCGAAGGCATGACAGGGAGGCGGGCGATGCTGCGCGCGGCCTCTGA
- a CDS encoding Spy/CpxP family protein refolding chaperone, with protein MNSRNFVMSAATFAVLVLGPVAPAYSAGPAQIAMMDDDKMKMPDPSDSGSKMNMGQPAGQSQSMGGGRMNDDKMKMSPQGQMRDCQGAGCQENSGMMQMMPMMMQMMEKMMRGQMSSSGGSGAMSGPADVTERLEGRIAFLKAELQISDKQSADWNSVADALRSSRQHLLEARKMLVMDDRLGSADRLEHYERHLSERLEAIKSARLAFTRLYASLNESQKQTADTILLPLIASF; from the coding sequence ATGAACTCGAGAAATTTCGTCATGAGCGCAGCTACATTCGCCGTGCTCGTCCTGGGGCCGGTTGCGCCGGCATATTCCGCCGGTCCTGCTCAGATCGCGATGATGGACGACGACAAGATGAAGATGCCCGACCCCTCGGATTCCGGCAGCAAGATGAACATGGGCCAGCCGGCAGGGCAATCTCAGAGCATGGGCGGCGGCCGGATGAACGACGACAAGATGAAGATGTCGCCGCAAGGCCAGATGCGGGACTGCCAGGGTGCCGGCTGCCAGGAGAACTCCGGCATGATGCAGATGATGCCGATGATGATGCAGATGATGGAGAAGATGATGCGCGGCCAGATGAGCTCATCCGGCGGCAGTGGCGCAATGAGCGGTCCGGCGGATGTGACCGAGCGGCTCGAAGGGCGGATCGCTTTCCTGAAGGCGGAGCTGCAGATCAGCGACAAGCAGAGTGCGGACTGGAACAGCGTCGCGGATGCTTTGCGGTCGAGCCGGCAGCACCTCTTGGAAGCGCGCAAGATGCTCGTCATGGACGACAGGCTCGGCAGTGCGGATCGTCTGGAGCACTATGAGCGACACTTGTCCGAGCGTCTGGAGGCGATCAAGTCGGCTCGCCTGGCTTTCACGCGGCTCTACGCCTCGCTGAACGAAAGTCAGAAGCAGACCGCCGATACGATCCTGCTGCCTCTGATCGCATCGTTCTGA
- a CDS encoding OpgC domain-containing protein: MTIRSVLVVPRRDLRLDLFRGLANWLIFLGHIPDSALVWFTTRNYGFSDGADLFVLISGYTATFVFGAMMMERGFVIGATRLLRRVWQLYVAHLLLFFVYLTAVHYVAHRYDDLHLMDQFNVAPLMNFPVETLAQGLILKFKPLNLDVLPLYIVLMAAFPVVLWVMLRWRNAVMIGSLGLYVAARHYGWNLPSYPAGVWYFNPFAWQLLFVFGAWLALGGATASRWLLSSRTALAFSCAVLLFALVVTLAERIPGLRDFVPEGLAATFIPNDKTNLGPYRLIHLVSLMLIVVRLIPIDWPGLKSPLLQPLIRCGQQSLSVFCVGLFLSFVAHFVLESGSEGIWAQLIVGAAGLWIMTIIAYYRTWSKGVDRSRSAQEAGG; encoded by the coding sequence ATGACGATCAGATCCGTGCTGGTCGTGCCGCGGCGCGATCTGCGTCTCGATCTGTTTCGCGGCCTCGCCAATTGGCTGATCTTTCTCGGGCACATTCCGGATTCCGCGCTGGTCTGGTTCACGACGCGCAATTACGGCTTCAGCGACGGGGCCGATCTGTTCGTGCTGATCTCCGGCTATACCGCGACCTTCGTGTTCGGCGCGATGATGATGGAGCGTGGCTTCGTCATCGGAGCAACCCGGCTGCTGCGGCGCGTGTGGCAGCTCTATGTCGCTCACCTGCTGTTGTTCTTCGTCTATCTCACCGCCGTGCACTACGTCGCGCACAGGTACGACGATCTTCATCTGATGGATCAGTTCAACGTCGCGCCGCTGATGAATTTTCCGGTCGAGACGCTCGCACAGGGCCTGATCCTCAAGTTCAAGCCGCTCAATCTCGACGTGCTGCCGCTCTATATCGTGCTGATGGCCGCGTTTCCCGTCGTGCTGTGGGTCATGCTGCGCTGGCGCAATGCGGTGATGATCGGCTCGCTCGGTCTGTATGTTGCGGCCCGCCATTACGGATGGAATTTGCCGTCCTATCCGGCTGGGGTCTGGTACTTCAATCCGTTCGCCTGGCAATTGCTGTTCGTGTTCGGCGCCTGGCTGGCCTTGGGAGGGGCGACGGCGAGCCGCTGGCTGCTGTCGTCACGCACGGCGCTCGCCTTCAGCTGTGCCGTCCTGCTCTTTGCGCTGGTCGTGACTCTGGCCGAACGAATCCCGGGACTGCGCGATTTCGTCCCTGAAGGGCTCGCCGCGACCTTCATTCCGAACGACAAGACCAATCTCGGTCCCTATCGCCTCATCCATCTGGTGAGCCTGATGCTCATCGTCGTCCGGCTCATCCCGATCGACTGGCCAGGCCTCAAGTCGCCCCTGCTGCAACCCTTGATCAGATGCGGCCAGCAATCGTTGTCGGTGTTCTGCGTCGGCCTGTTTCTGTCCTTCGTCGCGCATTTCGTGCTCGAGTCCGGATCCGAGGGAATATGGGCCCAGCTGATCGTCGGTGCAGCGGGTTTGTGGATCATGACGATCATCGCCTATTACCGGACGTGGTCGAAGGGCGTCGACAGGAGCCGCTCGGCCCAGGAGGCGGGCGGATGA
- a CDS encoding alpha-hydroxy acid oxidase: MNEAPRIRPERNVELGASDEPFQNLHEFVRKARANLNQNAWDYIVGAAETETTMRRNRMALDEIAFRPRVLRDVRKVDGSVEQFGRKMRLPVLLAPVGALEIFDPDGAASVARAAGTFGAAHMLSSVSEPGLEKTAEAAPDALRLYQLYVRGDDAFVADVVSRAEKNAYAAFCLTVDTAHYSRRERDIAKRYVRESRLRATGGDFQKGLEWRTVKMIKDKFKIPLILKGIATAEDAQIALDHGVEWIYVSNHGGRQLDHGRGAMHVLPEIVNAVKGRARIMVDGGFCRGTDIVKAIAAGADLVGIGRLQCWALAAASEAGVARMLELLEDEVLRCLGLLGATSFAEIDKSCLHPATATNAPSVFSAFPLFDHEPYRY; encoded by the coding sequence ATGAATGAAGCGCCCCGCATCCGGCCGGAACGGAACGTCGAGCTCGGTGCCAGCGACGAGCCGTTCCAGAACCTGCACGAGTTCGTCCGGAAGGCGCGCGCCAACCTCAACCAGAATGCCTGGGACTACATCGTCGGCGCCGCCGAGACCGAGACCACGATGCGGCGCAACCGCATGGCGCTCGACGAGATCGCCTTCCGCCCGCGCGTGCTGCGCGACGTGCGCAAGGTCGATGGCAGCGTCGAGCAGTTCGGCCGCAAGATGCGGCTGCCGGTGCTGCTGGCTCCCGTCGGCGCACTCGAAATCTTCGATCCGGATGGCGCGGCGAGCGTCGCGCGCGCTGCAGGCACGTTCGGCGCGGCGCACATGCTGAGCTCGGTGTCCGAGCCCGGTCTTGAGAAGACCGCCGAGGCTGCTCCCGATGCACTGCGTCTCTATCAGCTCTATGTCCGCGGCGACGATGCCTTCGTTGCCGACGTCGTCAGCCGGGCCGAGAAGAATGCTTATGCCGCCTTCTGCCTCACCGTCGACACCGCCCATTACAGCCGTCGTGAACGTGACATCGCCAAGCGCTACGTTCGCGAGAGCCGCCTGCGCGCCACCGGCGGCGATTTCCAGAAGGGCCTGGAGTGGCGGACCGTGAAGATGATCAAGGACAAGTTCAAAATTCCGCTGATCCTCAAGGGCATCGCCACCGCCGAGGATGCGCAGATCGCGCTCGATCACGGCGTCGAGTGGATCTACGTCTCCAATCACGGCGGCCGCCAGCTCGACCACGGCCGCGGCGCCATGCACGTGCTGCCGGAGATCGTCAACGCCGTGAAGGGCCGCGCCAGGATCATGGTCGACGGCGGCTTCTGCCGCGGCACCGACATCGTCAAGGCGATCGCGGCGGGCGCCGACCTCGTCGGCATCGGCCGGCTGCAGTGCTGGGCGCTGGCGGCAGCCAGCGAAGCCGGCGTCGCGCGGATGCTGGAGCTGCTCGAAGACGAGGTGCTGCGCTGCCTCGGCCTGCTGGGCGCCACCTCGTTCGCCGAGATCGACAAATCCTGCCTGCATCCGGCGACCGCCACCAACGCGCCCAGCGTGTTCAGCGCGTTCCCGCTGTTCGACCACGAGCCCTATCGTTACTGA
- a CDS encoding cytochrome c3 family protein, with protein MARVTVRGLLYVVVATLAVASAAAASIALYRGSPGLVPGWTRLVNPGPLSGKHAFLSDRCESCHTPVKGVEAAACITCHAPSAADLAKQSTAFHAVVGGQCSGCHREHAGDLRPIRMNHASLLQVTMAASGNRVFERTAVDQLRADLTEFLGLPKSDWPEKAALDCASCHSNREPHRGLFGRECADCHALASWKIVGFLHPSPTSKDCAQCHQAPPSHYMGHFMMDRMIAGQEHASVDQCFLCHMTDSFNSIKNVGWMKHH; from the coding sequence GTGGCTCGCGTGACCGTCCGGGGCCTGCTTTACGTCGTGGTCGCGACCCTGGCGGTCGCAAGTGCGGCGGCCGCGTCGATTGCCCTGTACCGAGGCAGCCCTGGGCTCGTCCCGGGCTGGACAAGGCTCGTCAATCCCGGGCCGCTGTCCGGCAAGCATGCATTTCTGTCCGACAGATGCGAGAGCTGCCATACGCCGGTCAAAGGCGTCGAGGCAGCCGCCTGTATCACGTGTCATGCGCCTTCGGCCGCGGATCTTGCCAAGCAATCGACGGCGTTTCATGCCGTCGTGGGCGGTCAATGTTCCGGTTGCCATCGCGAGCACGCCGGCGACTTGCGGCCGATCCGGATGAACCATGCGTCGTTGCTGCAAGTCACGATGGCGGCTTCCGGCAATAGGGTGTTCGAGCGGACCGCGGTCGATCAACTGAGAGCCGATCTGACGGAGTTTCTGGGCCTGCCAAAGTCCGACTGGCCCGAAAAGGCCGCGCTCGATTGCGCCAGCTGCCACAGCAACCGGGAGCCGCACCGCGGATTGTTTGGACGGGAATGCGCCGATTGCCATGCGCTGGCGTCCTGGAAAATCGTGGGCTTCCTGCATCCGTCGCCAACTTCGAAGGACTGCGCCCAATGCCATCAGGCGCCGCCGAGCCACTATATGGGTCATTTCATGATGGATCGGATGATCGCGGGACAGGAGCACGCATCGGTCGATCAATGCTTTCTGTGCCACATGACGGACTCGTTCAATAGCATCAAGAACGTCGGCTGGATGAAGCACCATTGA
- a CDS encoding iron reductase, giving the protein MMNGRERLIADAVLTALLLLAPAFLLHSDSRFAGSLAGFVLGASAAALMILLLAYPMTKYSTRLKALVTRCVSMPTLLAFHAYAGIVAAFLAQLHTGHKLQSPLGIALLTSMLIVVVTGFVGRYYLPQTATQLRQQQSHLATLRSAYERTAAAMSSPDRDQGDGGEMQALALRDVPLLQLVDGISDLETAIGSGEAVKAIFMQWIGLHVLAAIVMYALLAVHVATEVYYGLRWLA; this is encoded by the coding sequence ATGATGAACGGGAGAGAGCGCCTGATCGCCGACGCCGTGCTGACGGCCCTGCTGCTGCTGGCGCCGGCTTTCCTGCTTCATTCCGACAGCCGTTTTGCCGGAAGCCTCGCCGGCTTCGTCCTCGGCGCGAGCGCGGCCGCGCTGATGATCCTGCTTCTCGCCTATCCCATGACGAAATACAGCACGAGGCTCAAGGCTCTCGTCACGCGATGCGTGTCGATGCCGACGCTCCTGGCGTTTCACGCCTATGCCGGGATCGTCGCTGCATTCCTCGCGCAGCTGCATACCGGGCACAAGCTCCAGAGTCCGCTCGGGATCGCCCTTCTGACCAGCATGCTGATCGTGGTCGTCACCGGATTCGTCGGTCGCTATTACCTGCCGCAGACCGCGACGCAGCTGCGCCAGCAGCAGTCGCACCTGGCGACCTTGAGGTCGGCGTATGAGCGCACCGCCGCAGCGATGTCGTCGCCCGATCGGGATCAGGGAGACGGGGGCGAGATGCAAGCACTGGCGTTGCGAGACGTGCCGCTGCTGCAACTCGTCGACGGCATTTCCGATCTCGAAACGGCGATCGGATCGGGCGAGGCGGTCAAGGCGATCTTCATGCAGTGGATCGGGTTGCACGTCCTGGCGGCGATCGTCATGTACGCGCTGCTCGCGGTGCACGTGGCGACCGAGGTCTATTATGGGCTGCGGTGGCTCGCGTGA
- a CDS encoding S41 family peptidase, whose amino-acid sequence MRKSLLFPLGALTGACLTFLLASPQGGVWAARAAVSADDAYAQLNLFGAVFERVKASYVEKPDNAKLIEGAITGMVTSLDPHSRYMNAKAWTEMQETTSGEFGGLGIEVTMEEGLVKVVSPIDDTPASKAGIMSGDLISKIDGEAVQGMTLEQAVNKMKGPVDTKTKLTIIRKGADAPLDVAITREIIHVRPVRFHVENGDIGYIRITSFNEQTTDGLKKAIASISKQVPQEKLAGYVVDLRNNPGGLLDQAVSVSSAFLQRGEVVSTRGRSPEETQRFTAHGGDLTKGKPLVVLVNGGSASASEIVAGALHDHKRATIIGTRSFGKGSVQTIIPLGADHGALALTTARYYTPSGRSIQAQGIAPDIEILQDVPPELKGRMDTMAESQMRGHLSAADGSEQTGSQSYVPPDEKDDKALHAAYDFLHGVTANAVAAKPATKAAVPN is encoded by the coding sequence ATGCGGAAATCCCTGCTGTTCCCCTTGGGCGCGCTCACCGGAGCGTGTCTGACCTTTTTGCTAGCCAGCCCGCAGGGCGGCGTATGGGCGGCGCGGGCGGCAGTGAGCGCGGACGATGCTTATGCCCAGCTCAATCTGTTCGGCGCGGTGTTCGAGCGGGTCAAGGCCAGCTATGTCGAGAAGCCCGACAATGCCAAGCTGATCGAGGGGGCGATCACCGGCATGGTGACCTCGCTCGATCCGCATTCGCGCTACATGAATGCCAAGGCCTGGACCGAGATGCAGGAGACCACGTCCGGCGAGTTCGGCGGCCTCGGCATCGAGGTCACCATGGAGGAGGGCCTCGTCAAGGTCGTCTCGCCTATCGACGACACGCCGGCTTCGAAGGCCGGCATCATGTCCGGCGACCTCATCAGCAAGATCGACGGCGAGGCCGTGCAGGGCATGACGCTCGAGCAGGCGGTCAACAAGATGAAGGGACCGGTCGACACCAAGACCAAGCTCACCATCATCCGCAAGGGCGCGGATGCGCCGCTCGACGTTGCGATCACGCGCGAGATCATCCATGTGCGGCCGGTGCGCTTCCACGTCGAGAATGGCGACATCGGCTATATCCGCATCACCTCGTTCAACGAGCAGACCACCGACGGCCTGAAGAAGGCGATCGCGTCAATCTCCAAGCAGGTCCCGCAGGAGAAACTCGCCGGCTATGTGGTGGACCTGCGCAACAATCCTGGCGGCCTGCTCGACCAGGCCGTGTCGGTGTCGAGCGCTTTCCTGCAGCGCGGCGAGGTCGTCTCGACCCGCGGCCGCTCTCCGGAAGAGACGCAGCGCTTCACCGCCCATGGCGGTGACCTCACCAAAGGCAAGCCGCTGGTGGTGCTGGTCAACGGCGGCTCGGCATCGGCCTCTGAGATCGTCGCCGGCGCACTGCATGATCACAAGCGCGCGACGATCATTGGCACGCGCTCGTTCGGCAAGGGCTCGGTGCAGACCATCATTCCGCTCGGCGCTGACCACGGCGCGCTGGCGCTGACCACGGCGCGCTACTACACGCCGTCGGGCCGCTCGATCCAGGCCCAGGGCATCGCGCCCGACATCGAGATCCTCCAGGACGTGCCGCCCGAGCTAAAGGGGCGGATGGACACCATGGCGGAGTCCCAGATGCGCGGCCATCTGTCGGCCGCCGACGGCAGCGAGCAGACCGGATCGCAGTCCTACGTTCCGCCGGACGAGAAGGACGATAAGGCCCTGCACGCGGCCTACGACTTCCTCCACGGCGTTACGGCAAATGCCGTCGCTGCCAAGCCTGCGACGAAGGCTGCAGTGCCGAACTAA
- the glp gene encoding gephyrin-like molybdotransferase Glp codes for MALMPVSDALAAVLAGAEPLAEEMVCLDEAYHRVLAHDVAARRTQPPEAMSAMDGYAVRAADAAIDSRLTVVGEVAAGRPFAGRVGPGEAVRIFTGGVVPDGADAVVIQEDTVADGKHVTIKEAATWGRHIRPAGVDFREGDVLLRKGTRLTERDLALAAGMNHPHLAVIRRPRVAILASGDELVMPGAAPGPGQIVYSNGYALHALARSEGAETIDLGIAADTLEATSAGIRRARESGADILVTTGGASVGDHDLVQQALKSEGIAMAFWKIAIRPGKPMMHGRLGAMRVIGLPGNPVSSYVCAFLFMVPLIRALAGRSVIHHQRERAVLGRDLGANDQREDYLRARLEARDDGTRVALPVSHQDSSLLANLAAAQVLLVRAPFAPKAEAGTPCEVLRLPV; via the coding sequence GTGGCCCTGATGCCGGTTTCTGACGCGCTCGCCGCGGTGCTGGCCGGCGCCGAGCCGCTGGCTGAAGAGATGGTTTGCCTCGACGAGGCCTACCATCGTGTGCTCGCACATGATGTCGCGGCGCGGCGCACGCAGCCGCCGGAGGCGATGTCGGCGATGGACGGCTATGCCGTACGCGCGGCCGACGCGGCAATCGATTCCAGGCTGACCGTCGTCGGTGAGGTCGCGGCGGGTCGGCCGTTCGCGGGAAGGGTCGGCCCTGGCGAAGCCGTGCGGATCTTCACGGGCGGCGTCGTTCCCGACGGCGCCGATGCCGTCGTGATTCAGGAGGACACGGTTGCCGACGGTAAGCATGTCACGATCAAGGAAGCTGCAACTTGGGGCCGGCACATCCGCCCTGCAGGCGTCGACTTCCGCGAAGGGGACGTGCTGCTGCGCAAGGGAACCCGTCTCACCGAGCGCGATCTCGCCCTCGCCGCGGGAATGAATCATCCGCATCTCGCCGTTATCCGCCGCCCGAGGGTCGCGATTCTCGCCAGTGGCGATGAGCTGGTGATGCCGGGCGCCGCGCCCGGTCCCGGCCAGATCGTCTATTCCAACGGCTATGCCCTGCACGCGCTCGCCCGCAGCGAGGGCGCCGAGACCATCGACCTCGGAATTGCCGCCGACACGCTGGAGGCCACGTCCGCCGGCATCCGCCGCGCACGCGAGAGCGGCGCCGACATCCTGGTCACGACCGGAGGTGCCTCGGTTGGCGACCACGATCTGGTCCAGCAGGCGCTCAAGAGCGAAGGCATCGCGATGGCGTTCTGGAAGATCGCGATCCGGCCCGGCAAGCCGATGATGCACGGTCGACTCGGCGCGATGCGCGTGATCGGCCTGCCCGGCAATCCCGTGTCGTCATACGTGTGCGCCTTCCTGTTCATGGTGCCCTTGATTCGCGCCCTGGCGGGCCGTTCAGTGATCCATCATCAGCGCGAGCGCGCCGTGCTGGGCCGCGACCTCGGCGCCAACGACCAGCGCGAAGATTATCTGCGTGCGCGGCTGGAGGCGCGCGATGACGGCACGCGCGTCGCCCTTCCCGTCAGCCATCAGGACTCCTCCCTGCTTGCGAATCTCGCTGCGGCACAGGTACTTCTCGTGCGCGCACCGTTCGCGCCGAAGGCCGAGGCCGGCACGCCCTGCGAGGTGCTGCGGCTACCCGTCTGA
- a CDS encoding FAD-binding oxidoreductase, with the protein MSGPSLRRRFGLLALGILASQLAAMAAPASDVSRGAMPAVERFAQRWQVAEAEGDHAAHHPAGAGGETKLKPEGSAGPSDGRAAGGPPGASSAGMMSGMDGMMGRPRKAFYPALMEMPALSAEQRSSLESQARARISAEADRLADAEMDLRHAIAGGDIVAADQASRRLRESLNAVQSGVVAVRSLHEGKPPQQIAQAWFKSQMNLLPARSSMDADDGTTGISWFHVTTMALLALFSVGMLAIYVARMRRANALVDRLTRVAVAPAAVTSVVTTPVVTTPAAGRPNDSGGTTAFRDTDRRVPRGAASGPWKGKLRVCAIYRETPDVKTFRLQAAEGGAIPFTFLPGQFLTYAIEIDGQTVRRSYTIASSAAQTAYVETTIKRQEGGLLSDYMHGQLKEGDLVEVTGPSGAFTFTGTEADSVVLIGGGVGITPLMAAIRYLSDIAWPGQIYLVYGAQTTEQFIFRDELEYLQRRMNNLHVAATMMRAAGTSWMGREGQITAEFLTQAVPDLAKRRVHLCGPPGMMEALRKTLIGLGVPGEQIKTEAFGPARGAVPPPGKAASDAQMAEGEAGNRGAAPIGPATATIRFAKSGKVAALPPDKSVLEVAESAGVAIDYSCRAGVCGVCKTHLLQGNVTMEVQDALTAEDKANGLILACQARSVGDLVVEA; encoded by the coding sequence ATGTCCGGTCCGTCCCTTCGACGTCGCTTCGGCCTGCTTGCGCTGGGCATTCTGGCGAGCCAGCTCGCCGCGATGGCCGCGCCGGCATCCGACGTCAGCCGCGGCGCAATGCCTGCCGTCGAAAGGTTCGCCCAGCGCTGGCAGGTTGCGGAGGCTGAGGGCGATCACGCGGCGCACCATCCCGCCGGAGCCGGCGGCGAGACGAAGCTGAAGCCGGAGGGATCGGCAGGTCCGAGCGATGGGCGCGCGGCTGGCGGGCCGCCCGGCGCTTCGTCGGCCGGAATGATGAGTGGAATGGACGGCATGATGGGCCGGCCGCGCAAGGCGTTCTATCCGGCATTGATGGAGATGCCGGCGCTGTCCGCCGAGCAGAGGAGCAGCCTGGAGAGCCAGGCGCGCGCGCGGATCAGCGCCGAGGCCGATCGCCTGGCGGATGCCGAGATGGACCTGCGGCACGCCATCGCCGGCGGCGACATCGTTGCCGCGGATCAGGCCTCGCGCCGGCTTCGCGAGTCCCTGAACGCGGTCCAGAGCGGCGTGGTCGCGGTGCGTTCGCTTCACGAAGGCAAGCCGCCGCAGCAGATCGCGCAGGCCTGGTTCAAGTCGCAGATGAACCTGCTGCCTGCCCGAAGCTCCATGGATGCCGATGACGGCACGACCGGAATCTCCTGGTTTCACGTCACCACCATGGCGCTGCTGGCGCTGTTCTCGGTGGGGATGCTCGCCATTTACGTCGCGCGCATGCGCCGGGCGAACGCGCTCGTCGACCGGCTGACCCGCGTGGCGGTGGCTCCGGCTGCGGTCACGTCAGTGGTAACCACGCCAGTTGTAACCACGCCAGCCGCCGGCCGGCCGAACGACAGCGGCGGAACGACGGCTTTCAGGGATACAGACCGCCGAGTGCCGCGCGGTGCGGCGAGCGGCCCCTGGAAGGGCAAGCTGAGGGTCTGCGCGATCTATCGGGAGACGCCTGACGTGAAGACCTTCCGTCTGCAGGCGGCGGAGGGGGGTGCGATTCCGTTTACGTTCCTGCCCGGGCAGTTCCTGACCTATGCCATCGAGATTGACGGACAGACGGTCAGGCGTTCCTACACGATCGCCTCGTCCGCGGCCCAGACCGCCTATGTCGAGACCACGATCAAGCGCCAGGAAGGTGGGCTGCTGTCCGACTACATGCACGGCCAGCTGAAGGAGGGGGACCTCGTCGAGGTCACGGGTCCGTCCGGCGCCTTTACGTTCACGGGCACGGAGGCCGACAGCGTCGTCCTGATCGGTGGCGGGGTCGGCATCACGCCGCTGATGGCTGCGATCCGCTATCTCTCGGACATCGCCTGGCCCGGCCAGATCTACCTCGTCTACGGTGCACAGACGACCGAGCAGTTCATCTTCCGCGACGAATTGGAGTACCTCCAGCGCAGGATGAACAACCTGCACGTCGCGGCCACGATGATGCGGGCCGCCGGCACGTCCTGGATGGGACGCGAGGGGCAGATCACGGCCGAATTCCTCACGCAGGCGGTGCCGGATCTGGCGAAGCGGCGCGTTCATTTGTGCGGTCCGCCCGGAATGATGGAGGCGCTCCGCAAAACCCTGATCGGCCTCGGCGTTCCGGGCGAGCAGATCAAGACCGAAGCCTTCGGGCCGGCCCGCGGCGCCGTGCCACCGCCCGGCAAGGCCGCCAGCGACGCGCAGATGGCGGAAGGAGAAGCGGGCAACCGAGGAGCCGCGCCAATCGGCCCGGCAACGGCGACTATTCGCTTCGCCAAATCCGGCAAGGTGGCGGCGCTGCCGCCGGACAAGAGCGTGCTGGAGGTTGCCGAGAGCGCCGGCGTTGCGATCGACTATTCCTGCAGGGCAGGGGTCTGCGGCGTCTGCAAGACGCATCTGTTGCAAGGCAACGTGACGATGGAGGTTCAGGACGCCCTGACCGCGGAGGACAAGGCGAACGGTCTCATCCTGGCCTGCCAGGCGAGATCGGTCGGGGATCTGGTCGTCGAGGCCTGA
- a CDS encoding HAD family phosphatase yields the protein MTSLSPGSADALLFDLGRVVLDIDFSKAIACWAGHAGCQPEAIIARYVRDEAYRLHEMGKISDADYFASLRSSLGIGISDAQFLEGWNAIFAGEMPDIAELLARAAKQMPLYAFSNTNRPHVDYFSKEYAGLLGHFRELYLSSSIGLRKPDAEAFDHVVAAIGVPADRIVFFDDLAENIEGARARGLTAVHVTSPLDVGNALKALGI from the coding sequence ATGACATCGCTCTCTCCCGGCAGCGCGGATGCGCTGCTGTTCGACCTCGGGCGCGTGGTGCTCGACATCGACTTCTCCAAGGCGATCGCCTGCTGGGCGGGACATGCCGGCTGCCAGCCCGAGGCCATCATCGCGCGCTATGTGCGTGACGAAGCCTACCGCCTGCACGAGATGGGCAAGATCAGCGACGCAGACTATTTCGCCTCGCTGCGCTCCTCGCTCGGGATCGGTATTTCGGACGCGCAGTTCCTGGAAGGCTGGAACGCGATCTTCGCCGGCGAGATGCCCGATATTGCCGAGTTGCTGGCGCGCGCGGCCAAGCAGATGCCGCTCTATGCCTTCTCCAACACCAATCGGCCGCACGTCGACTATTTCTCGAAGGAATATGCTGGCCTGCTCGGCCATTTCCGCGAGCTTTATTTGTCCTCCAGCATCGGGCTGCGCAAACCGGATGCCGAGGCGTTCGACCACGTCGTCGCGGCCATCGGCGTGCCGGCCGACCGCATCGTGTTCTTCGATGATCTCGCCGAGAACATCGAGGGAGCGCGGGCGCGCGGCTTGACCGCCGTGCATGTCACCTCGCCGCTTGATGTCGGGAACGCATTGAAAGCGCTGGGGATCTGA